CACGTTATAttcacaactccctgcacccctccTACTCACACTCCACACCCTCAAGAAGTTATAttcacaactccctgcacccctccTACTCACACTCCACACCCTCAAGAAGTTATATTCACAACTCCATGCACCCCTCCTACTCACATTACACCCCCTAGGAGTTATATTCACAGCTCCCTGCACCCCTCCTTCTCCCTTTACACCCTGTAGCATTATAttcacaactccctgcacccctccTTCTCCCTCTAGGAGTTATATTCACGACTCCCTGCACCCCCTCCTGCTCACACGCTACACCCTCTAGGAGTTATATTCACGACTCCCTGCACTCCTCCTACTCACACGCTACACCCTCTAGGAGTTATAGTCACGACTCCCTGCACCCCTCCTACTCACACGCTACACCCTCTAGGAGTTATATTCACGACTCCCTGCACCCCTCCTACTCACACGCTACACCCTCTAGGAGTTAgtcacaactccctgcacccctccTACTCACACGCTACACCCTCTAGGAGTTATAGTCACGACTCCCTGCACCCCTCCTACTCACACGCTACACCCTCTAGGAGTTATAGTCACGACTCCCTGCACCCCTCCTACTCACATGCTACACCCTCTAGGAGTTATATTCATGACTCCCTGCACTACTCACACGTTACACCCTGTAGAGGGGCCGTACCTGCTGCCAGAGGGCGCTGGGAGTCCATGATGCTGTGCAGATGTCTCCGGCTGCGTAAATGTTGGGCAGGGAAGTCGCCATGTGATCATTAACCCTCACACCCCCGTCTTCTGCCACATCAAACTGCCAGTGACACAAACAACTGACAATTTATTTAAATCACATACACAGCCCTCTGCGACCCTCCATCCCCTGAGGAACTTCCCCCAGTAATTACTCAGATCAAGTCGTCTTTACTCACCTGGTTCCCCCTAATAAACGGCTCCATATTGGGGACCACCCCGGTGGCGCTAACAATAAAATCACAGCCGTACGTCTTCCCATTGGTCAGCTGCACATAGACCGGCCAATCTGGGGAGGAGACTCTGTATTAACCCCATACGTCCCGAGCGACGCCATACAGTGAGATCAAGTAGTAACGTTACTCGTGGTACTTACCGCTACTTGAGGCGGAGTCAGACTCTACAGTCTCCTCCCCCTGGAAAGGCAACGCTGTGATGTTTAATTGCGCAAACTCCTCTTGTAGCAAAATGCGCTCGACCTCACATTGCGTCTCGATCTGGACGCGGTGCGAATACTGCGCAGAGAATGAAGTCGCCATTTCTGGTTATTCCATAGAATGACTCTCCCTACAGCTTTCATTCACTCTCTCCCTCACACTCTACTCACTCTCTCTACTTACTCTTCTCTCCCTCTACTTACTCACACTCTACCTCCTTTCTCTCTACTCACCGCTCCTTTAGCTTTAAGATCCAAACCCTCATGCCAGTCGGGCCCTAGGGCACTGCCCATGCTGCTCCCCTCTCTGCCTGAAATACAATGGGACAGAACCACATTCCATAAGTTATAATTAGTGCAAAGaatgctgaactgcaactcccaacagCCGAGAGGTCCCGCCCACTGAATGACATCACAAAACTTAATATCCGGAGCGGAACCCACCGGGAGGAGACTCAGTCGTGTACTTGGTTCTCTTGCAGGTGGGCGGAGCCAATGGCTTCTCAGCTTTCAATTGGTCGATGAGGAACTCGGCTGCTCCCGCGTCGAAAAAGGTGTTGCCGATGGCTTTGTCTTTGATTGCCCAGATCACCTGGCAGCCCTCCAGCTCATATCTGTAAGGAGAAGGGGCCTCTGATTGGCTGAGCTTCCTCTGCAACATCACTTATCTACCAATCAGGGCTAAGCAGAACCCCCACTTTGTGCTGTTCACTATGAATCATGGGAGAATGGGTTTAGTATCACTGactgctgcttaaaggggttgttcccctttaaattaactgttagcatgatgtagagagggatagtctgagacaatttggaattggtcttcattttttattatttgtgctttttttttgttttagttatttagcagtcttgttgctatggtccaaattccccaagcaaccatgcactgatttgaataagcaactggaatataaatagaagggacctattgaggaataaaaagtagcaataacgatacatttgcagctttacagagcatttgtttttagatggggtcagtgacccccatttgaaacttgGAAAGAgtccaaatgctctgtaatgctgcaaatgtatcgttattgctactttttattcctcatctttctattcaggcctctcctattcatattccagtctcttattcaaatcaatgcatggttgctagggggattcagaccctagcaactagactgctgaaattgcaaactggagagctgctgaataaaaagctaaaaaacaaacccacaaatgataaaaaatgaaaaccaattgcaaattgtctcagaatatccctctctacatgatactaacagttaatttaaaggccaaCTCAAAGGAacttctgatttaaaggggaagttaacgtTAGAAACAGACGTGTATAAATACCCAGAAGAAGGGGTTGAGTTCAGTTGGGAACATGACACAGATTATTGGGGGGGAGGGGCCAATACTCACACCAGTTCTAGGGCGATGCCTCCGTTCCCCACAATGAGCACCCTCCTGGCATCAGTCAGACGTCTCTGGAAGTCCTGCGGGGGGGGGGTTACACagcacacaaataaatatatatagagagagagagagataaagtgGGGGAGGGGGGTCGAGGGCTGTTACCCGGACGCTGTCAGTGTCTCTGATGCCCAAGACGTAGGGATTCCCCCCCACAATCAGCTTTGGTCTGGCCCCAGCACACAGGCACAGCTTGTTGTACAGGAACTCCGCCCCTTCCTCTGTGATGACTTTCTGCAAAACCACAAGAATGATCAGAGAGTGGGACCAGTGCCCCCCAATATTCCTCacccccccctctctctttacctgTTCTTGGCTCCTCAGTTCTGTGACTGGCGACTGTACGACTGAGATATTGGGGTACAGTCTCTCCAGCTCACTGCCCCCCTGCTCCTCTACATCAAACTCTTCCAGGGCCCTAGAGACCTTCAAGTAAAGTGAGACGACATCAGAcgcagagagagaggcagagacagacagacgcacaaccagagagagagagagagacgcacAGACAGACGCAGaggcagacagagagacagacgcACAGACAGAAAGATgcagagacagacagacgcacagagacagacagacgcagagatagacacacagagacagacagacgcacagagacacagagacagacagacgcacagagacagacagacgcacagagacagacagacgcagagatagacacacagacagacagacgcacacagacacagacagacgcagagacagatgcacagagacagacagacgcagagacagacagacgcaGAGACAGAcgcacagagacagacagacgcaCAGAGACAGAcgcacagagacagacagacgcaGAGACAGACACgcagagacagacacacagagacagacagacgcaCAGACAGAcgcacagagacagacagacgcacagagacagacagacgcagagatagacagacagacgcacacagagacagacagacgcacagagacagacagacgcaGACAGAcgcacagagacagacagacgcagagacagacagacgcagagacagacagacgcacagagacagacagacgcagagacagacagacgcagagacagacagacgcagagacagacagacgcagagacagacagacgcacagagacagacagacgcagagacagacagacgcagagacagacagacgcacagagacagacagacgcagagacagacagacgcaGAGACAGACGCACAGAGACAGACGCACAGAGACAGACGCACCCAGAGACAGACAGACgcagagacagacagacgcaCAGAGACAGAcgcacagagacagacagagacagacagacgcaGAGACAGAcgcacagagacagacagacgcaCAGAGAGAGAATAAATGAGAAGCATCACTCGCCCATCAGTGGGTCAGTAGCCCAGGCCTGAGGCCCAGCACAGAGGGAACAAGGACTTACCTGCCTGAGGTTGGTCACAGCTTTTATAAGAGGAGACGCAGTAATTAAATAGACCTTGTGTGAGGGAAACTGAGCCGCCAGCTGGGGAAACACaaacagaaatgtattaaatgaatgAATCACTTTATAAAGATGTCACTTGGTGTGTAAGTGGGAGCTGCCCTGCTGCTTGTCCTCCTCATGCTCCTCCCATTAAATACTAGAGAACTGCACTTCCTATAACTCGCCACTAGATGGAGCCACATACACGTGTCATAGTTCCGCTCAGTCGCTATAAAGTAACTCTAGTCCTGTGTTTTACCCCAGTTGGACCCGGTGCCCCTCACACCCCGTTACCCCCTTTATTCTCACTTGTTCTGCGCACGTGACGCCAGCGATTCCCCCTCCCACAACAACAAATCTCCCCTTCATCGCCTCCGCCTCTCTCGATTCCGCCATCTTTCAGGAAGTAGCAGCGCCAGAGAGACGTCATTCGCTGAATCTACACCGAGTTCTTATTGGTGGACAGTGTGCGACGTTAATCCCTCCCCCGGGTTACTAGTGACGCGTTTGCGGCTGGCAGCGCTGCGTATTTTGCCATCCGGATGGTGAGCGGGATGGGTCATAAGTCCAGTTTAGCGTTCATCTTCAGCAGGGTCTCTCTGCAGTAGCAGAACTGAGTCAGACTCTTGGGGTAACCCTCTAATTACCATTTCTATTTTACTAATTATGTCTGAAGTCTGAACACATTTGTGGGGTTTTAGGTTCATGTTTTATGTCTTatatcagttttgctaatgaaggtgaatattTAAGATTTGACtttcagttcccccaagagacctacttatcttaaattgttacaataatttcttttcttatcttaaattgttacaatcacttctttacttatcttaaattgttacaatcgctcctttgtttatcttaaattgttacaatcgctcctttgtttattttaaattgttacaatcacttctttacttatcttaaattgttacaatggttcctttacttatcttaaattgttacaatcacttctttacttttcttaaattgttacaatcgctcctttgtttatcttaaattgttacaatcacttctttacttatcttaaattgttacaatggttcctttacttatcttaaattgttacaatcacttctttacttatcttaaattgttacaatggttcCTTTacgtatcttaaattgttacaatcactcctttgtttatattaaattgttacaatcacttctttac
Above is a genomic segment from Xenopus laevis strain J_2021 chromosome 3L, Xenopus_laevis_v10.1, whole genome shotgun sequence containing:
- the pyroxd1.L gene encoding pyridine nucleotide-disulfide oxidoreductase domain-containing protein 1, with product MAESREAEAMKGRFVVVGGGIAGVTCAEQLAAQFPSHKVYLITASPLIKAVTNLRQVSRALEEFDVEEQGGSELERLYPNISVVQSPVTELRSQEQKVITEEGAEFLYNKLCLCAGARPKLIVGGNPYVLGIRDTDSVRDFQRRLTDARRVLIVGNGGIALELVYELEGCQVIWAIKDKAIGNTFFDAGAAEFLIDQLKAEKPLAPPTCKRTKYTTESPPGREGSSMGSALGPDWHEGLDLKAKGAYSHRVQIETQCEVERILLQEEFAQLNITALPFQGEETVESDSASSSDWPVYVQLTNGKTYGCDFIVSATGVVPNMEPFIRGNQFDVAEDGGVRVNDHMATSLPNIYAAGDICTASWTPSALWQQMRLWTQARQMGWYAAKCMGAELLQQPIEMDFCFELFAHVTKFFNYKVILLGKYNGQGLGREHELLLRCTRGHEYVKLVMQGGRMVGALLIGDTDLEETFENLILNQTDLSSYGERLLDPNIDIEDYFD